From Marmota flaviventris isolate mMarFla1 unplaced genomic scaffold, mMarFla1.hap1 Scaffold_44, whole genome shotgun sequence, the proteins below share one genomic window:
- the LOC139704203 gene encoding atypical chemokine receptor 3-like: protein MDLHLFDYTEPGNFSDISWPCNSSYCILIDTVQCPTMPHKSILLYTLSFIYIFIFVIGMIANPVVVWVNIQAKTTGYDTHCYILNLAITDLWVVITIPVWVVSLVQDNQWHMGELTCRVTHLVFSVNLFGSTFFLTCMSMDRYLSITYFTSTSSHRKKMVHHIVCVLVWLLALCMSLPDTYYLKTLVSASSNETYCWSFYPEHSIKEWLIGMELVSVVLGFIVPFSIITVVYFLLSRAISASGDQENQSIRKIIFSCVVVFLVCWLPYHVAVLLDIFSILHYLPFTCQLENTLFTALHVTQCLSLVHCCINPVLYSFINHKYRYKPMKAFTFQYSAQTGLTQLTNTSRVSETEYLVLEQNSK, encoded by the coding sequence ATGGATCTGCATCTCTTTGACTACACAGAGCCAGGAAACTTCTCTGACATCAGCTGGCCATGCAACAGCAGCTACTGCATCCTGATCGACACAGTGCAGTGCCCCACCATGCCCCACAAAAGCATCCTGCTCTACACACTttcctttatttacattttcatctTCGTGATTGGCATGATTGCCAACCCTGTGGTGGTCTGGGTGAACATCCAGGCCAAGACCACAGGCTATGACACCCACTGCTACATCTTGAACCTTGCCATCACGGACCTGTGGGTGGTCATCACCATCCCCGTCTGGGTGGTCAGCCTGGTGCAGGACAACCAGTGGCACATGGGCGAGCTTACCTGCAGGGTCACGCACCTCGTCTTCTCTGTCAACCTCTTTGGCAGCACCTTCTTCCTCACATGCATGAGCATGGACCGCTACCTCTCCATCACCTACTTCACCAGCACCTCCAGCCACAGGAAGAAGATGGTGCACCACATCGTGTGCGTTCTGGTGTGGCTGCTGGCCTTGTGCATGTCTCTGCCCGACACCTACTACCTGAAGACCTTGGTGTCTGCTTCCAGCAACGAGACCTACTGCTGGTCGTTCTACCCTGAGCACAGCATCAAGGAGTGGCTGATCGGCATGGAGCTGGTCTCTGTTGTCTTGGGCTTCATTGTCCCCTTCTCCATCATCACTGTCGTCTACTTCCTGCTCTCCAGGGCCATCTCAGCCTCTGGTGATCAGGAGAATCAGAGTATCCGGAAGATCATCTTTTCCTGTGTGGTGGTCTTCCTTGTGTGCTGGCTCCCCTACCACGTGGCAGTGCTGCTGGACATCTTCTCCATCCTGCACTACCTCCCCTTCACCTGCCAGCTGGAGAACACGCTCTTCACAGCACTACATGTCACACAGTGCCTGTCCCTGGTGCACTGCTGCATCAATCCTGTGCTCTACAGCTTCATCAACCACAAGTACAGGTACAAGCCGATGAAGGCCTTCACCTTCCAGTATTCTGCCCAAACGGGCCTCACCCAGCTCACCAACACCTCCAGAGTGTCAGAGACAGAGTACTTGGTGCTGGAACAAAACTCCAAATGA